One Choloepus didactylus isolate mChoDid1 chromosome 8, mChoDid1.pri, whole genome shotgun sequence DNA window includes the following coding sequences:
- the LOC119541805 gene encoding olfactory receptor 2AP1-like — MKNQTLTEFILLGLTDIPELQIILFIVLFLAYVFSILGNLIIIILTLLDFHLQTPMYFLLRNFSFLEISFTTTCTPRLLLSILTGNKSISFTGCFTQYFFAIFLGATEFYLLTAMSYDRFVAICKPLHYTTIMSNRVCIQLVFCSWLCGFLIILFPIILTSKLDFCASNLLNHYFCDTGPLIEISCSDTRLLELLNFFLAVKTLAVTLVLIIFSYINIIRTILKIPSAQQRKKAFSTCSSHMIVISLSYGSCIFVYIKPSAKEGVAFNKGVALLQTSLAPLLNPFIYTLRNKQVKQAFKDVAKKVMGL, encoded by the coding sequence ATGAAAAACCAAACTTTGACTGAATTCATCCTACTGGGTCTAACAGACATCCCAGAGCTTCAAATTATACTCTTCATAGTTCTCTTCCTCGCCTATGTCTTCAGCATATTAGGGAACCTGATAATCATCATTCTCACACTACTGGATTTCCATCTCCAGACCCCCATGTATTTCTTACTACGGAATTTCTccttcttggaaatttcctttaCAACTACTTGTACACCTAGGCTGCTACTCAGCATCTTAACTGGGAACAAGAGTATCAGCTTTACTGGCTGCTTCACTCAGTATTTCTTTGCAATATTCCTTGGAGCCACAGAATTTTACCTTCTCACTGCCATGTCCTATGACCGCTTTGTAGCAATCTGCAAACCCCTACACTATACAACCATCATGAGCAACAGGGTCTGTATCCAGCTGGTTTTCTGCTCCTGGCTTTGTGGGTTCCTAATCATCTTATTCCCAATTATCCTGACCAGTAAGCTGGATTTCTGTGCCTCCAACTTGCTGAATCATTATTTTTGTGACACTGGACCTTTAATAGAAATATCTTGCTCAGACACAAGACTCCTGGAGCTCCTTAACTTTTTCTTAGCAGTTAAGACCTTAGCAGTGACCCTGGTGCTGATAATTTTCTCCTACATAAACATCATCAGGACCATTCTGAAGATTCCCTCTGcccagcaaaggaaaaaggcCTTTTCCACTTGTTCTTCACACATGATTGTCATCTCCCTCTCTTATGGCAGCTGCATCTTCGTGTACATAAAACCTTCAGCCAAAGAAGGAGTTGCCTTCAATAAGGGAGTAGCTCTGCTCCAAACCTCACTTGCACCTTTATTAAACCCCTTCATTTACACTCTAAGAAATAAGCAAGTAAAACAAGCCTTCAAAGATGTGGCCAAAAAGGTTATGGGTCTTTAA